Below is a window of Halogeometricum rufum DNA.
CTCGCCGACGACGGGTAGAGGTCGAGCGACGCCGACGCGTACTCCTCGAACTCGGTGGCGAGCATGCGCGCGATAGCCGCAGACTCCTCGTGGACGATAGTGTCGGTCCGTCGGTCGTACAGGACGGGGACCGTCACCCGCCCCGTGTAGGTCGGGTCGGCCTCGCGGAACACCTCGTAGAGGGTGTCGTGGCCGTACAGCGAGTCCGGCGTACAGTTCGCTTTCTCGGGAGCGAACTCCCACCCTCGGTCGTCGCGGACGGGGTCCACCACGTCGACCGAGACGGCGTCTTCGAGTCCGAGGAGGCGTCGGACGAGTGCCGTCCGGTGCGCCCACGGGCAGGCGCGCGAGATGTAGAGGTGGTACCGACCCGCTTCGGCCGGGTACTCGGCGTCCCGCGAGTTCTCGACTCGGTCGTCGAAGGTGTCGTGGTCGTACCGGTCGCGGGCGGTGTCGGGTTCCCACGCACCGTCGTGGAGCAGGCCCATCAGTCTCCACCCCCGTCGTTCGAGCGCCAGAAGAAGCCGTTGCCCCGTGATTCGCGGCGCACGGTTCCGTCGTCGACGAGAGACGCCAGCACTTGTCGCGCTTTGCCGTCGTCGAGTTCGTACACCGCCGCGACTTCGCGCGTCGCTACGGGGCCGTATTCGGCGACGAACCGTCGCATCGGTGGCGGCGACGACTGTTCCAGGGAGGGGTCGACGGCCCTCAGCGCGGTCGTCAGTTCCTCGAACGACCGGAAGCCCGCCGCGCGTCTCTCGCCGCCCGGCCCCCGGATGTGGTACGTCGGGAACGCCCGAACACCTGCGTCACGCGTCCGCGAGAGGTCGTCTTCGAACGCCGCTTGCGCAGTTCCGTCGTCCAGCGCCGTCGTGAACTCGTCGACGTCGAGGCCGACCGACTCTGCGAGTTCCACCTGCACCTCGCGGTCGTTGACGTTGCGCACCTCCGTCGTGTACGCCTCACGGAGTCGCCGCAGATACCGATGCGCCAGTTCGGTCTCCTGTCGTCGTGCGGCCGCGAACGCCTTGCTCGCGGGGTACGTCGACTGTGCGGGGTTCGTCTCGAATATCTCCGTATCGACCGGCATCCCGTGCTGTCGGGACGCTTCGACCCAGTGCGGGGCGACGTCACTGGGGTCTGTGATGTCGTTGGCCGCGTCGTGGAACGCACCGAAGTCCTCGACCAATCCGCCCAGGACGTATCTGATTCGTATCTGTTCGCCGAACGCGACACGAAGACGCCGGACGACGGGTTCGGACCCCCAGCACCACGTGCACATCGGGTCCGTGAACTGCGTTACCGTCGGCCGGTCTCCGTCCGTGTCTGTCGTCGACATGTGGTCGGCTACAGTCCCCCGAGAAAAATGTTTCAGGCATACTACAGTAACTCAGGTGTCCCGCGGGGAACCAGGATACGAAACGACACCGGCGTGGAGGACCACGCGTCGACGGGTCCTCACCGCCGAGACGCGTCGCCGGAATCCGGAAACTGTCGGGAACGGGTCACCGTCTCGGACGTCGTCGGCGAGCGCCGCCGGACGGCCGCTCGAACCGGGTTCGGTAACTCTCCGATTCGCTACAATAATCGGCTTCAGGGAATCTTCATACCGCTTGTCGACCAACTGGAAGCCGTCGATACAATGAGCTACGAACTCGACCCCCTGCCGTACGATTACGACGCACTCGAACCGCACATCTCCGAACAGGTGCTCACGTGGCATCACGACACTCACCATCAGGGCTACGTGAACGGCTGGAACAGTGCGGAGGAGACGCTGGAGTCGAACCGCGAGGAGGGCGACTTCTCGTCGTCGGCCGGCGCGATTCGCAACGTCACGCACAACGGCTGCGGACACATCCTCCACGACCTCTTCTGGCAGAACATGTCGCCCGAAGGCGGTTCCGAACCCTCGGGTGACCTCGCCGACCGTATCGCCGAGGACTTCGGCTCCTACGAGGCGTGGAAGGGCGAGTTCGAGGCCGCCGCGGGCAACGCGAGCGGCTGGGCGCTCCTCGTCTACGACTCGTTCTCGAACCAGCTCCGCAACGTCGTGGTGGACAAGCACGACCAGGGCGCGCTCTGGGGCACCCACCCCATCCTCGCACTGGACGTCTGGGAGCACTCGTACTACCACGACTACGGCCCCGCACGCGGCGACTTCGTCGACGCCTTCTTCGAGGTCGTCGACTGGGACGAACCCAGCAGCCGCTACGAGCAGGCCGTCGAACTGTTCGAGTAAGCGACGAGACGCTCCGTTTTCGCCGTGGGCTTCCGTCTCCGCCACCCTCCGGCACCGGCCCGGCGGAGACTTCTTGACGAACTGGTGAGTACGACAGGCCGATGGTCGACGGAACGAGAATCGCGGACGTCGAAGCGGTCCCCGAAGTCGGCTCGTACCTGTTCACCGCCGAGGACGCGTTCACCAACGAGCGAGAACTCATCCTCGTGCCGTGCGAGCGAGACCCGGGCGTCGAGGCCTGGGTCAACGAGTGCACGCACGAGAACCAGCGGTTCGACAGGGGCGACGGCGCAGCCATGCGGGACGGGCAGATAATCTGCCCGAAGCACGGGTCGATGTTCGACGCCTGCTCGGGCGCGTGCGACAACGGCGAGGCCGCCGGAACGTCGCTGCCCGGCGTCGACGTCACTGTCGAGGACGGCGGCGTGTTCCTCACCGACGACAACTACACCTACCTCCACGACGGCGGCGTCGCAGACGACGACGGCCCGGACTCGACCTCTCACATCGGCTTCTGAGCGAGCGAGTTCGACGCCTCGCGGCAACGTACGTCGGGAGCCCCAGGAACACCAGCGGCAGTATCGTGAGCGCGTGGCTGAGGACGTTCACGAACGGCCCCTCCGAGAGGCCGTCCGGGACGAGTCTGCTCACAGCGGCGGATTCGCCCGAGAGACGGGTGGCGCTGTCGCCCGACCCGGACGCTCACGGCACTTTCAGATAGGCGTAGCCGTCGTGCTG
It encodes the following:
- a CDS encoding DsbA family protein, with the translated sequence MSTTDTDGDRPTVTQFTDPMCTWCWGSEPVVRRLRVAFGEQIRIRYVLGGLVEDFGAFHDAANDITDPSDVAPHWVEASRQHGMPVDTEIFETNPAQSTYPASKAFAAARRQETELAHRYLRRLREAYTTEVRNVNDREVQVELAESVGLDVDEFTTALDDGTAQAAFEDDLSRTRDAGVRAFPTYHIRGPGGERRAAGFRSFEELTTALRAVDPSLEQSSPPPMRRFVAEYGPVATREVAAVYELDDGKARQVLASLVDDGTVRRESRGNGFFWRSNDGGGD
- a CDS encoding Rieske (2Fe-2S) protein, with amino-acid sequence MVDGTRIADVEAVPEVGSYLFTAEDAFTNERELILVPCERDPGVEAWVNECTHENQRFDRGDGAAMRDGQIICPKHGSMFDACSGACDNGEAAGTSLPGVDVTVEDGGVFLTDDNYTYLHDGGVADDDGPDSTSHIGF
- a CDS encoding glutathione S-transferase family protein, which produces MGLLHDGAWEPDTARDRYDHDTFDDRVENSRDAEYPAEAGRYHLYISRACPWAHRTALVRRLLGLEDAVSVDVVDPVRDDRGWEFAPEKANCTPDSLYGHDTLYEVFREADPTYTGRVTVPVLYDRRTDTIVHEESAAIARMLATEFEEYASASLDLYPSSARARIDDAIEDIHAAINTGVYRAGFADSQASYETAVRDLFDAMERWDETLATRRYAVGDRLTLADVFLFPTLYRFDAVYHTHFKCNLRRLVDFDHLWDYARDVYQTPGVAETCNADHVKAHYYRSHDDINPTGFVPVGPANDWNAPHERDESFADDGTDEA
- the sod gene encoding superoxide dismutase, whose amino-acid sequence is MSYELDPLPYDYDALEPHISEQVLTWHHDTHHQGYVNGWNSAEETLESNREEGDFSSSAGAIRNVTHNGCGHILHDLFWQNMSPEGGSEPSGDLADRIAEDFGSYEAWKGEFEAAAGNASGWALLVYDSFSNQLRNVVVDKHDQGALWGTHPILALDVWEHSYYHDYGPARGDFVDAFFEVVDWDEPSSRYEQAVELFE